In Aliiglaciecola sp. LCG003, a genomic segment contains:
- the fadI gene encoding acetyl-CoA C-acyltransferase FadI, which translates to MSAKQTVSTRNGDRIAIVAGLRTPFAKMASYFHGVPAVDLGKMVVNEMLTRHNLDPQLVEQLVYGQVVQMPEAPNIAREIVLGTGMNVHTDAYSVSRACATSFQSTVNIAESMMAGNIEVGIAGGADSTSVSPIGVSKALARALTDLQKTKTLGQKFNVLKKLGFKDLLPVPPAVAEYSTGLSMGQTAEQMAKSHSISRQEQDALAHRSHSLAAKSWNEGHLDNEVMTAYAEPFKGALEKDNNVRFDSKLEGYAKLRPVFDKKHGTVTAANATPLTDGASAIIMMTESRAKALGYKPLGYIKSYAFAAIDVWEDMLMGPSYATPMALDRAGMTLNDLTLIEMHEAFAAQTLANLKMFASDKFAQEKLGRSKATGEIDMDKFNQMGSSIAYGHPFAATGTRMITQMLNDLNRKGGGTGLVTACAAGGLGAAMIVETA; encoded by the coding sequence ATGTCGGCAAAGCAAACAGTCTCCACCCGTAACGGTGATCGAATAGCTATAGTAGCAGGTTTACGGACACCTTTTGCGAAAATGGCGAGCTATTTTCATGGGGTTCCCGCAGTAGATCTAGGCAAAATGGTGGTCAATGAAATGTTGACACGGCATAACCTTGATCCTCAATTGGTAGAGCAGCTCGTGTATGGTCAAGTGGTGCAAATGCCTGAAGCGCCAAATATTGCACGAGAAATCGTGTTGGGCACGGGTATGAATGTGCACACCGATGCTTATTCTGTTTCGCGCGCGTGTGCGACTAGCTTCCAATCTACCGTTAATATTGCTGAATCAATGATGGCTGGTAATATTGAGGTTGGTATCGCTGGTGGCGCTGACTCCACCTCTGTATCGCCAATCGGCGTATCTAAAGCACTTGCTAGAGCTTTGACTGATTTACAGAAAACCAAGACCCTCGGCCAAAAATTCAATGTACTTAAAAAGTTAGGTTTTAAAGACTTACTTCCTGTACCGCCTGCGGTAGCTGAGTATTCGACTGGATTATCTATGGGCCAGACGGCAGAACAAATGGCAAAAAGCCATTCGATATCTCGCCAAGAGCAAGATGCATTGGCCCATAGGTCTCATTCACTCGCGGCAAAAAGCTGGAATGAAGGACACCTAGACAATGAAGTGATGACCGCTTACGCAGAACCTTTTAAAGGTGCGTTGGAAAAAGACAATAATGTCCGTTTCGATTCTAAACTCGAAGGCTATGCAAAACTGCGTCCGGTGTTTGATAAGAAACACGGAACTGTGACGGCTGCCAACGCCACGCCACTGACAGATGGCGCATCAGCCATAATTATGATGACGGAAAGCCGTGCCAAGGCCCTTGGATATAAGCCTCTGGGCTATATTAAAAGCTACGCTTTTGCCGCTATAGATGTGTGGGAAGATATGTTAATGGGGCCGTCATATGCAACACCAATGGCCTTGGATAGAGCAGGGATGACGTTGAATGACCTGACATTAATAGAAATGCACGAAGCCTTTGCTGCCCAAACACTAGCTAATTTAAAAATGTTTGCTAGTGATAAGTTTGCTCAAGAAAAATTGGGACGCAGTAAAGCTACAGGTGAGATTGATATGGATAAATTTAACCAAATGGGCAGTTCAATCGCTTATGGGCACCCGTTCGCCGCAACAGGTACTCGTATGATTACGCAAATGTTAAATGACCTAAATCGCAAAGGCGGTGGTACAGGATTAGTCACTGCGTGCGCTGCAGGCGGCCTAGGTGCAGCTATGATCGTTGAAACGGCTTAA
- a CDS encoding EAL domain-containing protein → MIVQTALLSLSAKANIADIQLRNFSVEQGLSQSSVTDIIEDKNGYIWVATMEGLNRFDGTNFKLYTPKLPNGNNLPIEYIRKLYIDSNDVLWISAVGGVARYLPESDEFKVYSPENSQLKSRKNWAIAEIKPGRLIVSGEKKLYEYNPQTDDFAAITFSNDIQLDDTVRTMFVEKDKIWLGTENSGPYAIDIDSNALYPLFKENPWGLFLENPLYDLKVIDDQYWLATTAGVVVLSSDYKTVMTLTSTRDDKLKIINNYVRSIIEEKSGKVWLSTADGISIYDKAEQAVSSIDEEYGIFVGLTNYFIITAYQDSKGSIWFGTHTSGMFKYHPQFSSIKHFQTINGKGFSSTDNSVWAFADYTGNSVWVTTLTGGLSLYSENGTFKRYLNNANLMIWDIAIDAKMRLWLATDKGVKVYSYTNEKLSLLKTYFDGMPIVELTKVHDNYWIKAIDEKLFSIDSLRLDVPPQEVSYANLEGETPLLSDSKGNIWLKTDIGLVIQDAKYNTFKQLTLRTSINDIEPVVFNVHETNDFFWVSTGKHGLFKLDKDSYQVLENFHPRGFDVRGLVVNSVLDTKEQTTVWQSSQSEIWQISLLTGKLLKTIPRHLLDYNDLNEGAVFMSRTGLVFFGGINGFHIFNSEKLIQTESGLISDIADHQQKLAPPKITQLRIHNKPVKVGEANSPLSQPLIMTKKISLTYESIPFTLEFGHINSLFKGQLLYRYRLLGWRDTWLETNLGEQFAAFSIETYGEHTFEVQGRVGDGPWSDSAQLDIVISPPYWLDKPALALYGIFTVIILLYILRQYKRRLSIQNAIRESEERLKLTLWSSGDELWDWDVFRGQVYRANTWGTIDFPQDNIRANSSYQANIHPNDMLRVQKALNEHIAKNSEHFQVSYRAKTFKGEWIWILDRGMIVKRDNNNQPLRMTGTLKNISHLKQAEEQLKLYERSIETISDGVFIADTNFRFISVNQSYCQYTGETREQALASFFKFNQYPEAFTEEVKKALRQKGNWNGEVESRRVNGDRYEMELNVDAIHGEDGRTTHYVGVFSDITSRKSTEKELLKLANTDPLTEMPNRSFFQASHNNLVRKDVAHALVCLDMDNFKKINDSLGHQTGDILIKQIGKRLQKIAGTNATCYRLGGDEFSILIDNEDEMLRINHYAQRILDQMAHPFIINKQEFVLSASVGIAFYPEDGNNPQELLKNADTAMYFAKNSGGNKYQFFSGEMNQNAVRQLQIENLIRYGLKEDLFTVHYQPKVDISSGKLVSMEALVRFEHPEKGIVSPAQFIPLAEETGQIIEIGERVLRKACEDTKRWVAKGLFTGRVAVNISARQFELPDLDDRINRILQKVGLSPLHLECEITEGTLMQNPDQALQLMDRLREKGIHLALDDFGTGYSSLAYLKKFPLNTLKIDKAFIDDIATSSVDRHMTAAIINIAHNLGLKVVAEGVEQERQLEILKRYECEMLQGYLYSKPLSASKFEKLLNENLHISQLLHKSKV, encoded by the coding sequence TTGATTGTTCAAACAGCGCTATTATCCCTATCAGCGAAGGCCAATATCGCTGACATACAACTGCGCAATTTTTCTGTAGAGCAAGGGCTTTCTCAAAGCTCTGTAACTGACATTATAGAAGATAAAAACGGTTACATTTGGGTCGCCACTATGGAAGGCCTGAACCGATTTGATGGTACTAACTTTAAGCTATACACTCCCAAATTACCCAATGGTAACAATTTACCCATAGAATATATTCGCAAGCTCTACATCGACTCAAATGACGTGCTGTGGATATCTGCAGTTGGTGGAGTAGCTAGATACCTTCCTGAAAGTGATGAGTTCAAAGTTTATAGTCCTGAAAACAGTCAATTAAAATCCCGCAAAAATTGGGCTATCGCCGAAATTAAGCCTGGCAGATTAATTGTTTCCGGGGAAAAGAAATTATACGAATATAACCCCCAAACTGATGATTTTGCGGCAATAACCTTTAGCAATGATATCCAACTCGACGACACGGTAAGAACCATGTTTGTGGAAAAAGATAAGATTTGGCTAGGTACTGAAAATTCGGGCCCCTATGCAATCGACATTGATAGCAATGCCTTGTACCCGCTGTTTAAGGAAAACCCTTGGGGTTTGTTTCTAGAAAACCCACTTTATGACCTTAAAGTAATCGATGACCAATATTGGTTAGCCACCACAGCTGGCGTTGTTGTGCTGTCATCAGATTATAAAACAGTGATGACACTTACCTCAACCAGAGACGACAAACTTAAGATCATCAATAATTATGTGCGCTCCATCATTGAAGAGAAAAGCGGCAAAGTCTGGCTGTCCACCGCTGATGGCATCAGTATTTATGACAAAGCCGAACAGGCGGTCTCTTCGATTGATGAAGAGTATGGGATTTTTGTTGGCTTGACGAATTACTTCATCATTACCGCTTACCAAGATAGCAAAGGCTCAATATGGTTTGGTACTCATACTTCGGGGATGTTTAAATACCACCCACAGTTTTCGAGTATCAAGCACTTTCAAACCATTAATGGTAAGGGCTTCTCCTCAACCGACAACAGTGTTTGGGCATTCGCCGACTACACCGGGAACAGCGTATGGGTAACCACCCTGACTGGTGGATTAAGCCTGTATAGTGAAAATGGCACCTTTAAACGTTACTTAAATAATGCCAACCTGATGATTTGGGATATCGCTATAGATGCAAAAATGCGTCTGTGGTTGGCAACCGATAAAGGCGTCAAGGTTTATAGCTATACCAACGAGAAGCTGAGCCTGCTGAAAACATATTTTGATGGTATGCCTATCGTAGAGTTGACTAAGGTCCACGACAATTATTGGATTAAAGCTATTGATGAGAAGTTATTTTCAATAGACAGTCTTCGTCTTGATGTTCCTCCACAAGAAGTCAGCTATGCCAACTTAGAGGGCGAAACACCGCTTTTATCCGATAGCAAAGGTAATATATGGCTAAAAACAGATATTGGCTTGGTCATTCAAGATGCAAAATATAATACCTTTAAACAGTTAACCCTGCGGACTTCGATAAATGATATTGAACCTGTAGTATTTAATGTTCATGAAACAAACGACTTTTTTTGGGTCTCCACCGGCAAACACGGTCTATTTAAACTCGACAAAGATAGCTATCAAGTCTTGGAAAACTTTCATCCTAGAGGCTTTGACGTTCGAGGATTAGTGGTTAACTCTGTACTAGATACTAAAGAACAAACCACAGTTTGGCAAAGCAGTCAGTCAGAAATATGGCAAATATCTTTGTTGACTGGAAAGTTATTAAAGACGATTCCCCGCCACTTACTGGATTACAATGATCTAAATGAGGGTGCCGTGTTTATGTCCCGCACTGGCTTAGTATTCTTTGGCGGTATTAACGGCTTCCATATTTTTAATTCAGAAAAATTAATTCAAACAGAAAGCGGTTTGATCAGCGACATAGCAGACCATCAACAAAAGCTTGCGCCCCCCAAAATCACTCAGTTGAGGATCCACAATAAGCCGGTTAAAGTCGGCGAAGCGAACTCTCCTTTGAGTCAACCGTTAATTATGACCAAAAAAATATCGCTCACTTATGAGAGCATTCCCTTTACATTAGAATTTGGTCATATTAACTCTTTATTCAAAGGCCAACTGCTATATAGATATCGGTTATTGGGTTGGCGAGATACCTGGCTTGAGACAAACCTTGGTGAACAATTTGCGGCCTTTTCAATCGAAACCTATGGCGAGCACACTTTTGAAGTGCAAGGTAGAGTTGGAGATGGCCCATGGTCAGACTCAGCCCAGTTAGATATTGTAATCAGCCCGCCCTATTGGCTAGATAAGCCCGCATTAGCACTGTATGGTATTTTCACCGTCATCATCTTGTTATATATATTGCGTCAATATAAGCGTCGGTTATCAATCCAAAATGCAATAAGAGAAAGCGAAGAGCGCTTGAAGTTGACTCTTTGGAGCAGTGGCGATGAATTATGGGACTGGGATGTGTTCCGCGGCCAGGTCTACCGCGCCAACACTTGGGGCACCATTGATTTCCCGCAAGACAATATTCGAGCGAATAGTTCATACCAAGCGAATATTCATCCGAATGACATGTTACGGGTGCAAAAAGCCTTAAATGAGCACATAGCCAAAAATTCTGAACATTTCCAAGTATCCTATCGGGCTAAAACCTTTAAAGGTGAATGGATATGGATCCTAGACCGCGGAATGATTGTTAAGCGTGACAACAACAATCAACCACTGCGGATGACAGGAACCCTTAAGAATATAAGCCACCTGAAGCAGGCAGAAGAACAGCTTAAATTGTATGAGCGTTCAATTGAAACCATTTCAGACGGCGTGTTTATTGCCGATACCAACTTTCGGTTTATCTCAGTAAATCAATCTTATTGTCAATACACTGGGGAGACCCGAGAACAAGCGTTGGCAAGCTTCTTCAAGTTCAATCAATACCCTGAAGCCTTCACCGAAGAGGTTAAAAAAGCCCTTCGCCAAAAAGGTAATTGGAATGGTGAGGTAGAATCGCGACGGGTTAATGGCGATAGATATGAGATGGAGCTCAATGTAGATGCCATTCACGGTGAAGATGGCCGAACCACTCACTATGTAGGTGTATTCTCGGATATTACCTCTCGTAAGAGTACTGAAAAAGAGCTCCTTAAGCTGGCAAATACCGACCCATTGACGGAAATGCCAAATCGTTCCTTCTTCCAGGCCAGCCATAATAACTTAGTACGCAAAGATGTGGCCCATGCACTCGTTTGCTTGGACATGGATAATTTCAAAAAGATTAATGATTCCTTGGGTCATCAAACCGGTGACATCTTAATTAAACAAATCGGCAAACGCCTGCAAAAAATTGCCGGTACAAATGCAACATGTTACCGCTTAGGCGGTGACGAATTCAGTATCTTGATTGATAACGAAGATGAAATGCTGCGGATCAATCATTATGCACAGCGTATTCTCGATCAAATGGCACACCCATTTATCATAAATAAACAAGAGTTTGTATTGAGTGCAAGTGTTGGTATCGCGTTTTACCCTGAAGACGGCAATAATCCACAAGAATTACTGAAAAACGCTGATACGGCGATGTATTTCGCCAAAAACAGTGGTGGTAACAAATACCAATTCTTCAGCGGTGAAATGAATCAAAATGCAGTACGCCAGTTACAAATAGAAAACCTTATTCGCTATGGTCTTAAAGAAGATCTGTTTACGGTTCACTATCAACCTAAAGTCGATATTTCCTCAGGAAAATTGGTCAGTATGGAAGCCTTGGTCCGCTTCGAGCACCCTGAGAAAGGCATTGTCAGTCCAGCTCAATTTATTCCGCTGGCAGAAGAGACCGGACAGATTATTGAAATCGGTGAGCGAGTGTTACGTAAAGCCTGTGAAGATACTAAACGCTGGGTAGCCAAGGGCTTATTCACAGGACGAGTTGCCGTCAATATTTCGGCGCGTCAATTTGAGTTGCCGGATCTAGATGATAGAATCAACAGGATACTGCAGAAGGTAGGCCTATCGCCACTCCACTTAGAGTGTGAAATCACCGAAGGCACGCTAATGCAAAACCCAGATCAGGCGTTACAACTGATGGATCGACTGCGAGAAAAAGGCATTCACCTTGCGTTGGATGATTTCGGTACTGGCTATTCATCTTTGGCCTATTTAAAAAAATTCCCCCTTAATACACTCAAAATTGATAAAGCGTTCATTGATGATATCGCCACCAGCAGCGTTGATAGACATATGACCGCTGCAATTATCAATATCGCCCACAACCTAGGCTTGAAGGTGGTCGCTGAGGGTGTAGAGCAAGAGCGTCAATTAGAGATCCTCAAGCGCTATGAATGTGAGATGCTTCAAGGTTATCTTTACAGTAAGCCCCTAAGTGCGTCTAAGTTCGAAAAACTTCTGAATGAAAACCTCCACATCAGTCAATTACTGCACAAATCAAAGGTTTAA
- the fadJ gene encoding fatty acid oxidation complex subunit alpha FadJ, protein MSQENQTTQPSASAFALEVLDNGVAILTMDVPGESMNTLKMEFSEQISSMLDQIDGNDAIKGVVVVSGKQSSFVAGADISMLASCKTSEDAETISRGGQEIFQRMEDMKAHFVAAIHGPALGGGLELALACHSRICSDSAKTQMGLPEVQLGLLPGSGGTQRLPRLIGIQKAMKMMLTGAPVRAKQALKYGIVDDMVPQSILLEVAIDRAQQRKPSRKQPSLDMMGKFLERTSMGRNTLFNQGKKQTLSKTKGNYPAPELIIDCIEIGMSKGIRQGMLAEARSFGQLVMTSESEQLRNIFFATTEMKKETGVSGVKPGQLKKVAVLGGGLMGGGIAFVTATKAGLPARIKDIRPEGIANAMKYTYDLLNKKVKRRFMRKSEMQKQMSLLTGSVDYSGFGDADVVIEAVFEDLSLKQKMVNDVETNCNENTIFASNTSSIPIGQIAAQAARPEQVIGLHYFSPVDKMPLAEVIAHETTSDQTISTTVELARKQGKTPIVVKDGAGFYVNRILAPYMNEAANVLLAGEPIEHIDKALVKFGFPVGPVKLLDEVGIDVGTKIIPILMAQFGDRFKSAEAFDKVLADDRKGKKNKRGFYSYTGKKPGKEVDESVYQLLGITPAQSKSATEIAERCVILMLNEAAMCLDEGVIRNPRDGDIGAIFGIGFPPFLGGPFRYMDKLGAKHLVDRLNHYKAQFGDKFTPANKLVVMAESGETFY, encoded by the coding sequence ATGTCACAAGAGAACCAAACTACGCAACCATCAGCTAGCGCATTCGCACTTGAAGTGTTAGACAATGGCGTTGCCATACTCACCATGGATGTTCCAGGTGAGTCGATGAATACCTTGAAAATGGAATTTTCAGAGCAAATCTCTAGCATGTTGGATCAAATTGACGGCAACGACGCAATTAAAGGCGTTGTAGTTGTCAGCGGTAAACAAAGCTCATTTGTTGCTGGTGCCGATATTAGCATGTTAGCGTCATGCAAAACCTCAGAAGACGCTGAAACCATTTCGCGAGGCGGCCAGGAAATTTTCCAGCGCATGGAAGACATGAAAGCGCATTTCGTGGCGGCTATCCATGGTCCAGCGCTAGGTGGTGGATTAGAGCTTGCTTTAGCGTGTCATTCAAGAATATGTAGCGACTCAGCTAAAACCCAAATGGGTTTGCCTGAGGTGCAATTAGGTTTGCTACCAGGCAGTGGTGGTACGCAACGGCTGCCAAGATTGATTGGCATTCAAAAAGCCATGAAAATGATGCTTACAGGTGCGCCAGTAAGAGCCAAGCAAGCGCTTAAGTATGGCATTGTGGACGATATGGTTCCCCAATCAATTTTGCTGGAAGTGGCAATTGACAGAGCCCAGCAACGCAAGCCTTCGCGTAAACAACCGTCGCTGGATATGATGGGGAAATTCCTTGAACGCACCTCAATGGGTCGCAACACCCTGTTCAACCAAGGCAAAAAACAAACACTGAGTAAAACCAAAGGTAATTACCCTGCCCCTGAACTGATCATTGATTGTATCGAAATTGGTATGAGCAAAGGGATCCGTCAAGGCATGTTAGCCGAGGCCCGTAGTTTTGGCCAACTGGTGATGACTTCTGAGTCAGAGCAATTACGCAATATCTTCTTTGCGACCACTGAAATGAAAAAGGAAACTGGAGTTTCTGGTGTCAAACCGGGCCAGCTTAAAAAAGTAGCTGTGTTAGGTGGCGGACTCATGGGTGGCGGCATTGCTTTTGTTACTGCTACCAAAGCTGGCTTACCAGCTCGTATTAAAGATATCCGCCCTGAGGGCATTGCTAATGCGATGAAGTATACCTATGATTTGCTGAACAAAAAGGTCAAACGACGTTTTATGCGTAAGTCTGAAATGCAAAAGCAGATGTCGCTCTTGACCGGCTCGGTCGACTATTCTGGTTTCGGCGATGCGGATGTGGTGATTGAAGCCGTATTCGAAGATTTGTCTCTTAAACAAAAAATGGTCAATGATGTTGAAACCAACTGTAATGAAAATACCATTTTTGCATCTAATACCTCGTCGATTCCAATTGGTCAAATAGCGGCCCAAGCTGCTCGACCTGAACAAGTCATTGGCTTACATTACTTTTCGCCCGTAGACAAAATGCCGTTGGCTGAAGTTATCGCCCATGAAACTACCTCAGATCAAACTATTTCCACGACAGTTGAATTAGCGAGAAAGCAGGGGAAAACCCCTATAGTGGTAAAAGACGGTGCTGGGTTCTACGTAAATCGAATTTTAGCACCCTATATGAATGAAGCTGCTAATGTATTGTTGGCGGGTGAGCCAATTGAACACATTGACAAAGCATTAGTGAAATTTGGTTTTCCAGTGGGTCCGGTGAAATTGTTAGATGAAGTGGGTATAGATGTTGGAACTAAGATCATTCCGATTTTGATGGCTCAGTTCGGTGATCGTTTCAAATCAGCAGAAGCCTTTGACAAAGTTTTGGCGGATGACCGTAAAGGTAAGAAAAACAAGCGTGGCTTTTATTCATATACAGGTAAAAAGCCTGGAAAAGAAGTGGATGAATCTGTCTATCAATTACTAGGTATTACGCCAGCTCAAAGTAAAAGTGCTACCGAAATTGCCGAGCGTTGTGTGATACTTATGTTGAATGAAGCAGCCATGTGTCTTGATGAAGGCGTGATCCGTAACCCAAGAGATGGTGATATAGGCGCGATCTTTGGAATTGGCTTCCCGCCTTTCCTAGGCGGTCCATTCCGCTATATGGATAAACTTGGTGCGAAACACTTAGTGGACAGACTGAATCACTATAAAGCCCAATTTGGCGATAAATTTACCCCAGCAAACAAACTGGTAGTAATGGCCGAAAGTGGTGAAACCTTTTATTAA